The genomic interval AGTCTCTtgaacagttttgtttgttttgttttctgtttagctAAAAATACCATGTTCAAAACCAAAGACAAATACAGTTGTAGTAGTAACCAATGGCTTAAACTTTATGTAGTCCACACAATGGCCGATTAAGTATGTTTTCATTATGAAATGATAACACTCCTTTCAGTAATAAGGCTGACAGATATCGGTTGGGAAGTATTTCAGCTATATGCCATATCTAAAATCTACAGAATGTTAACATACTTTGTTTGAACAATTTATAAATACTTTGCAAGTTACCATAATGCGGTACTTACCTTCAGTAACTTTTTGATAAGTGtaagataagaaaaaatattatcgATACTAATCTTGAGCCCATCTCTTTGGAAATTTTACACTGTAGAAATAAAGCATTACTTAACCTCTGTGTTATCTGTCACTAACTAGAGAATACATTGCCTCTAACAGATTTACAAGTTCTTGAAAACAGCTTTAAGGATGAGATTAAGGTTGCTAGCCcttatgaagaaaagcaaagggaggCTTCTCCCAGGAATACTGGTTTAATTACCCAAGGACAGACCTCAGACGTACATGTCACCGAgtgcaaagaaacagaaaatgtaggCGCAGCATGTAGAATGGTACTGGatgaaaacaacacaaattCAGAACAAAAGCTCCAGGACAGCACTGAGCCATCGGCAACCTGCTACACACAAAGAAAGGTCTTTTTAGACAACACCGACACTGCACATGCAGAGAACAAGCAAAACGGAAATCAGGAGACAGACTCTAGCAAGCAAGAACTGTGCAATACTACAAGTGAATCAATTTGTACTGAGGCAGATAAAAAATCAAACACTGTGCAACACAACAAAAGTGTCCTTACACCTGAAGCACCCAAACCCGAGCCTGAGGCGGTTCTTTGCCCTGAGAAGAATGTTGTGAGTGAGAGAAGTACAGATAATCATCAAGCTaaggaattaagttttggcATCCTCTcttatattaaagaaaaatctcaaactGAATATCAACAATGTAGCTTGCTGGACAGTGACAATTTTGTGGGCAATGGAttacataaaacagaaaaaaacttgtTAAATCTGAGTGGTTTACATAAACTTCCTTTTAAACAGACACACGTAGATGCTGAAGCCAGAAATGACGATGCCAATgccaaaaacacaaacagaaatggtGCTGTGAGGAGTGCTGGTGTTCCAGCAACTGATGCTCAAAATCTGCCAACTGTTTATTGTGGTAACACAAGTGGTGATGATGCCACAAAGGAACACAGTGCTCATAGATCTCTCTTAGGTACTTTCAATTTATGCCCcctggaaaaagagagaaaaataaatgtggatGACATGCGCAGCAAGCAACCTGAACAAAACAGCAGTGAACAAACAGGGAAGGCTACAAATACATGTACTTCAAACAGTGAAGCTGTATCTCCAGTAAAGGCTGATGGTCTTGAAATAATCACTCATAAAAACCCCCCAAAAGATAGAATTAGTCCAGATAAAGTAATTCCATGTAAAAAAGCTAATGATGATATTCAGATACACTCCATCAAAAGTGGACATTCCCTGGAGATGAATAATTCAacaaataacacatttttaaaagagaaaaaagactcTCTGAGTAGTGCGGTTCCAGGAAGGAAGTTTGCTGAGGGTCACCTGAAAGAATCATGCTCTTTACCCATGAGAACATCTGGAAATTTAGTAAACATAAGTGGAAGGTCATCCTTTGATCTTTCAACCTCAGAtaaaaaagctgagaaaactCCAGTATACTTAAATTTTTTAGAGCTCAGTTCTTGTTCAAGAGTAAATCAAATGAGAGGTCAAGCTACGTGGACTTCAGCTTCCAAGGAACCTTCCTCTTTGAAAGAGCAACTGCCACGCTTGGTGGAAAACACAAAGGTTATCACAAAAACCCAGTGTCAGAATCTCAGTGAAAATGTtgacagaagagaaacaggactaggtaagaaaaataagcttttatGTTTTCAAGCATGTACTGAATGTACGAAGAAAAATTATCAACGTGAAATTTATGTATCTAAGTTTAATGTAgcattacaaaaatataaacctTCTTATATTTTAGTTAcgtgggggaaagaaaaccaacccaaacaacTTGAAAGATGAGTTTCTCCATTAACTTAGAATATCAATGCAACTAACCAGTTTTGTTTACTCAATTATCTGATTAAGTAAACTTTTTGTCATATTTCCCTCTATGAAAGGAAAGCAGTGTGATGGGAAACTGAATTTTTATAGGTATTTCTAGTCTTAATGTAGCATGTACTTTATTAGGGCTCTGCATATATCTGAAAAGCATTAAGC from Columba livia isolate bColLiv1 breed racing homer chromosome 5, bColLiv1.pat.W.v2, whole genome shotgun sequence carries:
- the CCDC73 gene encoding coiled-coil domain-containing protein 73 isoform X2 is translated as MENWSTVELKKVTTDLIRSKVTSQYRVGEENINLAAKEKQFQELQQKIRMETAVSKKVQEENTHIKEEKLEILSSLQCVQELLQRITQTNVRMESELKALKEEYQTLERDNELQREKAKENEEKFLNLQNEHEKALRTWKKDEENMRREIDTIKNELNSLKGVHRHLEDYHPPQGNQHSEQVENLQVHPAVQPVPTDVSGQEHSKDNEIQAIQKENECVQSVRRKDGNFGHEGEMEEATMDYSLSTEELQIEQNLQVLENSFKDEIKVASPYEEKQREASPRNTGLITQGQTSDVHVTECKETENVGAACRMVLDENNTNSEQKLQDSTEPSATCYTQRKVFLDNTDTAHAENKQNGNQETDSSKQELCNTTSESICTEADKKSNTVQHNKSVLTPEAPKPEPEAVLCPEKNVVSERSTDNHQAKELSFGILSYIKEKSQTEYQQCSLLDSDNFVGNGLHKTEKNLLNLSGLHKLPFKQTHVDAEARNDDANAKNTNRNGAVRSAGVPATDAQNLPTVYCGNTSGDDATKEHSAHRSLLGTFNLCPLEKERKINVDDMRSKQPEQNSSEQTGKATNTCTSNSEAVSPVKADGLEIITHKNPPKDRISPDKVIPCKKANDDIQIHSIKSGHSLEMNNSTNNTFLKEKKDSLSSAVPGRKFAEGHLKESCSLPMRTSGNLVNISGRSSFDLSTSDKKAEKTPVYLNFLELSSCSRVNQMRGQATWTSASKEPSSLKEQLPRLVENTKVITKTQCQNLSENVDRRETGLGSTSLNRAADTLNTSSIHRDPQGDSSEEWNAIPKTFYDSSFPTEHVKEGFAALQHEQRSPHMTVTPARSDCVLGDEDSGAVPDTGTLNHREEIEKFLNLERLHSARKRKYEDKQ